A stretch of DNA from Castor canadensis chromosome 2, mCasCan1.hap1v2, whole genome shotgun sequence:
ATACATTTGAATTAATTTAAATTGCCTATGTGAACCACTGGATTAGAATGAACTCAGCTATGTGTTGGATATGACTTTGGTCAAAGACAAACTCGTATTTATTCAGTCACTCAACAAACCCTTATTGGGAGCCTACCACAGTGTTATGCTGGAACTATAAGTATGGACAGAAAACAGATACAGTCTCTGTCCTATTTTTAGAtaacaaataaatgcaaaagtaTAGCTGAGGATTGCATGGCTAATGAGAGAAACACAGCACTTTCTTCTCAGATATGTGTGGCAGAagattaaaagttaaaatgagaAGGTAAAAAAAGTCATCTTTGGAAAATATATTGTGAAACTTAGAGGAATGATAGAGCTTGGTGGTGATCTTGACCGAGGGGAAGAGGCAGATGAGCGTGCAGAGGACAGAGAATGGATGTGACAGCACTTGCACTCTTCAGAATGGATTTTATATCATTGTATCTCCACTTACCCACAAACATAATCCTGGGGACATACTGCCCATCAGGAGAAAGGTGTTTGTCAGTTGTTTCATACTgagatttaaggaaaaaaaaacaaaacacttttagtttgttttctcttcagttaTTTTCAAAATTGTGATGTGCCCATTATTGGGTCAGGAACCTAAGGTATCATAAGGAACATCTCTTTCACAGAGAGTTAGTAATACAGATGGGGAGACAAGTTATATGcatgaaacaataaataaatcagaatgtGATAGAGAACATGAGAAAATGGTGAATGGATGCAATACACAAagagcaaaaagttcaagagggAAGAATTAGGACTGAGTTATGATGTTTGAGGAAGACATCTTGGATGAGGCAGGAGAGAGATTAATGAAAAAAGCAGAAGACATTGTTGGAGAAATTATAGAAACAGGATGTTTTAGCATTCATTTCTGTTTAGAATTCCTGGGTTTAGCAAAACAttgcttatctgtaaaatatGCATAGTCTATTAAGAGATAtagacaggaaaatgaaaattgagGATATAGCAGGGAGATGTTTCGGTGGGAGATACACAAGTTCTGTCAATGCTTAGAGCAGTGTCCATATTCCCCTAGGACTTTTTGAACTGGGTGAAGAGGAATCTCAAACAATGTAGGAAAGAAGGCCATTCAACGTATGGGGAGAAGCATGTACAAAGGGATGAAGAGGGGCATATCTTTTTTTTACACATGACTACATGCTTCGGGTAGTGGTGGGAGAAGATGCTAATCTGCTCCAGGGAACAGCTCATGACTGGCCTCATGCACTATGCTACAGTGTTTTCATTTGTTCAGATATAGTTAAGAACCACTGGAGGGATGTTAGAAGAATCACCACAGCCCCAGTGTGGTCTTTAGAGTGATTACTGTGCACCATGAGGGATTAAGTGGGTTTATGTTGTAGGGAGGGAGCCATTTAGTAAAGTGCAAAGTGCATAATTCATACAATGAAATAGCTCCTGAGTTTATGAGGAAGTACGGCATCAGGAATGTTTAGAATTGAGAGGTACGGAGCTTCTTGACAGTTGCAGGTGAATAAGATAGTGCAATCTAGAACACTACCAGTTCTATTGAAGtggagaataaaaacaaacaatttgAGAAGCCTGGAGCAAGATGGTAATTCACTGTGCAACATACTGAATTTGAGCTTTTTATAAGGTATTGGACAGGTTGGGTAGGCAAGTTGAAAGTTGTGGAATATTTGGGTTAAGATGTAGGAAGGGGTAGGAAGAAGAACAGGAGCCTATGAAAGGGAGGTGAGAAAGAATTATTGGTGTTGATTGCTCTTTGAAGAAGCCAACCTGTGAAGAGTAATAGAGGCTCAAGGGGAAATATGGTTAGGTAGAGTTGTTTCACTTTTAGAAGGAAAATGGATCCCATTTATCTACTGACTAGAGAGAATTTGCAAAGACAGAACACTTGAACACTGTGTGGGGGGTGATGGTGAAGTAAAGTGAGAAAGCATGAACATAAGCACAGGCAGCCTAGAGAGATATGCACAGCTGGAGAGCTGCCTTTTTttcagagggagaggagagaggaattaAAAAGCTAGGATTGACAGTTGACTGTTAGGAGGTCTGGCACAGGAAGTAATTTGCAAAATACAAAATCCTCCAACTGTTACAGCCACAGATAATACCCTGCCCACAGAGGATTAAGCTAGGGTTATTAATTACTGACTAAAACATAGATAAGCCAGATAGATTATTAAGAAGATGaaatatattttcccttttaatcTGTGAGATGGGATATTTGGAAGAGATCCCAGTTAATGTGGTATGAATAAGATATATATGAAAAGTGAATCATGCATTTCAGATAACAAACCACAAGGGGATGTTGGTGACAATGAAAAGTAAACTTACAACTAGATTGAGGAGGACAAACTGTTCCGCCAATTtctggatttctttattttcagcAAACACTTTCTTTAAAGCTACAATATAAGGAAAAATCATTCAGCATTCATCTCAGCTTTTGTTAAAACCTTGCTCTCTGTTATATTTTAAGTTGAATTGTACTTTACATAGAATACTTTGCCCTTTCAGTAAgtgatttatttataatattgacAGCCTTTGCTTTCCTGTTATTCATtcgttcatccatccatccatccatttataattttttcaagcCCATATTTATTGAATGGCTATTCTGTGCTGGTTTTATGCATTAAGAGATTGAAGCAAATAAAAAAGCCTGTGCTATTTCCATAGAGTTCAGATGCTTGTATAGGAGACAGGCCATAAACAAGCGCACAAAAAATAGGTAATAATTTCAGGTGGGAATATGtacttcagaaaaaataaagtaaagcagGGATTTAAGAGCTATGGGTTGGACAGAAAAATTACATCGTAACAAGGATCTTCATGAGCCCCTCCCCCTTTTggcttggtactggggtttgaactcagggtctcaatcttgctaggcaggactctatcacttgagtgacaacaccagccctattttgtgttgggtattttttgagatagagacttgtgaactatttgcctgggctggcttcaaactgtgatcctcctgagtagctagggttatagactggagccattggtgcccagttTCATGTATTCCCTTTAAAACTGTATCTACTCCTTTGTATACTATCTCACCCCTATTCTCAACACCTATAAACCACTAATCTTTTCtaaatttctgtaattttatcttaaaaatgtatagaattatatataaaaaataagagctCAGGGTTTGTCAGGGAATAtctctctgaggaggtgacattggGGTGAGGGAGTAAGTGCTCCATTTTGGGGATAGGTCACTAAGATTATTGGGAGCAGATCACTCTAGGCAAAGGAGCTACAAAAGCAATAGCCTTGAGGTGGGAATGAGCTTAGAAGTTCAAGAAGCAGCATGAAGGCCAGGTTGGATCAGAGTGAGCAGGGAGAACATGGCAGGGGAGGGATGACAGCCACTGGCCAGATCATGTCCAGCCTTGAAGACCAAGGTCAGGTTAATTTGACCTGTGATGAGAAGCCACTTAAGTATTCAACTGATAGGATCTGAGTTGTGTTTAGCAGTCTCACTGTGGCTTTTGTGTAGAGAACAGACTATACTGTGGTCAGTTAGGTGACTGTTAACAGTTTTCTGGATAAGATAAGAGCTTGGCTTGGACCAGGTCAGTAGCATTGAGGCAATGGAAGTGGTTGGATTTTGGACAAGATCCAAAGCTGAGTGCAAAGTGAAACTGCAGCGCTCTTTGTTCAAGAACtattaagaattttaagacaGTGACAGTAGAGTCTGAGCCCTATGTGACTGCACAGGTTGAATGTCCATGAATCTGGTGCTAAGTGGAGGGTCTATTTTGAAGGTAAAGCTCAGAGTATTTGCTGATGTATTGCATGTTGgatagaagaaaaattaagaaacaagaTGAATTCTAGAGCTTATTCAAAATATGCACTAATATcacaaaatatggaaatatttgaaattacttaaaatgtttttcctgCATAAAATATTCTTATTCAACTATGCCATATCTAAGGGTATGAAGATGAGTGATCCGAAACCTGACGCTACCTAAAACCTTATAAAGGAAATCCTATTCGGAAGAATAAGTTACCTTGGCTGTGTGGGCATTCATCCAAGTGATGAATAATCATCAAGGGTTTGTTGCTGTAAGAGACAAAATTCTTACTTGGTAGGAGTTCATGTTTCACGAGATGTCACTAGATGGTGCTCTTGCAAGCTTGAGAGGGTTCTGTGAAACCCTAGTCCTTACCTTGTCTTCGATTTGTATAAAGCTTCTTCATATGTCTGGGTCCAGATAAGTTGATCACCCCAACCTAAAACAAAATGAGCCAGCATATTTATAACTATTATAATGTCAGGCCCAACCTGTTGAAAAGCAATGGTAAAGGGAAATATGTTTCAATACAAATATATACTTTTTCTGAAGAAAGTGTAAATAATTACAAATGATAAATCTAGATCCCCAAACATGTTTAGCACACACCTCAGCACCATGAATGAGGAGATATTCCCCAACTAAGTAGAAATTGGAAGCGAACAAGAAGCTGACCCCTACCTCTGGAGAGGGTCTGGGGCAGTTTGGGTCGAGAGTCTTTTGTGTCCTTTTTAGCTCCAGGTTTGACTGTGGTTTCTTTAGCCAAAGTGTAGGAAAGGGCCACAAGAAGCAAGAATGCTGACACCAAAATTTTCTCCATGGCAAATCTAgattgcaaacaaaaaaaaaaaaggaattagtaGTTGTCAGAATCTACAGATGGGATCTCAGTAGTGTAATACAATAGGAACTGAGGCTCTGCTGAGATGGGACACCTGAGATTGGAGTGAAAAGATATTTACCTTCCATGGGATTTTCCCAGGAATATGTAGAATGGATAGCTATCTGTCTCTTCCCTTACCTACCTATCAACAGATACAGATACATAATAGAAATAGATAAATATATGTGTTAAGGAAAGAGATAACTAGTTAAGTGTATAATCTCCTAGCTAAGAAAATTGATCCTTgaaatttacatttcaaaaagaaaagtattgtAAAGTAACTTAGCGGTTACCTCTTCTTTTTTCACCTCCCCAACGTAAGAGATGAAGAATCTAAAGTTCAGAGAGATGAggatttttgagatgggtttagGACAAGAGCTTCTTGATCTTGCCATTTTGGAGAGCTGGCTCCCATCTTTCCTTCCTGCAACAATTACCCTAA
This window harbors:
- the Agr2 gene encoding anterior gradient protein 2 homolog, whose protein sequence is MEKILVSAFLLLVALSYTLAKETTVKPGAKKDTKDSRPKLPQTLSRGWGDQLIWTQTYEEALYKSKTSNKPLMIIHHLDECPHSQALKKVFAENKEIQKLAEQFVLLNLVYETTDKHLSPDGQYVPRIMFVDPSLTVRADITGRYSNRLYAYEPSDTALLYDNMKKALKLLKTEL